In a single window of the Lepidochelys kempii isolate rLepKem1 chromosome 21, rLepKem1.hap2, whole genome shotgun sequence genome:
- the CYB561D1 gene encoding probable transmembrane reductase CYB561D1: protein MQVGPPGSRASRWLRRGTGLLAHLVALGLTLFLLLLSRPGTSLFSWHPVFMSIAFCLCLPEAILLFSPENSPFCLCSRLVKVWLHWTAQTLVVVAATLGLVFIVSSKNRSELPHLVSWHSLLGVLTLAATCGQALCGLSLRFPQLLRISAVAQLRLYHVTCGLVVCLLATFTVVLGICSDWFQAQVKGVAWYFCLALPFYPALVIVNQTADVQLPKKRVHV from the exons ATGCAGGTCGGGCCCCCGGGGTCCCGCGCCTCCCGCTGGCTGCGGCGGGGCACCGGCCTCCTGGCGCACCTGGTGGCGCTGGGCCTCAccctcttcctgctgctgctctcccggCCCGGCACCA GTCTGTTTTCTTGGCACCCTGTCTTCATGTCTATAGCG TTCTGCCTCTGCCTGCCCGAAGCCATCCTGCTCTTCTCGCCCGAGAACTCCCCCTTCTGCCTCTGCTCCCGTCTGGTGAAAGTGTGGCTGCACTGGACCGCGCAGACGCTGGTGGTCGTGGCTGCCACACTGGGCCTGGTCTTCATCGTCTCCAGCAAGAATCGGAGCGAGCTCCCGCACTTGGTTTCCTGGCACAGCCTCCTGGGCGTCCTGACTCTGGCTGCCACCTGTGGGCAGGCTCTGTGCGGGCTTAGCCTGCGCTTCCCCCAGCTGCTGAGGATCTCCGCTGTGGCACAGCTAAGGCTGTACCATGTCACATGTGGCCTGGTTGTGTGTCTGCTGGCCACCTTCACTGTAGTCCTCGGGATTTGCTCTGATTGGTTCCAGGCACAGGTCAAAGGGGTGGCTTGGTATTTCTGCCTGGCATTGCCCTTCTACCCTGCCCTGGTGATCGTGAACCAGACCGCTGATGTTCAGCTACCGAAGAAAAGGGTGCATGTTTGA